A window of the Gossypium hirsutum isolate 1008001.06 chromosome A05, Gossypium_hirsutum_v2.1, whole genome shotgun sequence genome harbors these coding sequences:
- the LOC107959660 gene encoding palmitoyl-monogalactosyldiacylglycerol delta-7 desaturase, chloroplastic, with product MASIKPSFYFEPTNGVDTIMALITSALLKPNSLPFSPLQRVTPTAKTRRFSCKVLNSGHPDSELNQIQRKQSPLDSSFVTQLRRSCSNGKVSALANGVSVVAKEPDHDLKTQGRILFSDVVVQKRREVFWRGNWNALDIASAGIVLAMHLLSLCAPFYFNWPAFWLAAGLYLVSGLGITLSFHRNLSHRSFKLPKWLEYLFAYCGVQALQGNPIDWVSTHRYHHQFCDSERDPHSPIEGFWFSHMNWIFDTSTVIEKRGDSTNVGDLEKQPFYRFLQSTYILHPIALGALLYALGGFPFLVWGMGVRTIWVYHITWLVNSASHVWGKQAWNTGDLSKNNWWVALLAFGEGWHNNHHAFEYSARHGLEWWQLDLTWYVIKFLQVVGVATEVKLPSQLHKQKMAFNN from the exons ATGGCTTCTATAAAACCCAGTTTTTATTTTGAACCCACTAATGGAGTCGACACCATAATGGCTTTAATCACATCAGCATTGTTAAAGCCCAACTCCTTACCTTTTTCACCTCTTCAAAGAGTAACACCAACAGCCAAAACTAGACGTTTCTCTTGCAAAGTCCTAAACTCTGGCCATCCAGACTCggaattaaatcaaatacagaGAAAGCAGAGTCCTTTGgattcaagttttgtaactcaatTACGTAGGAGTTGCAGCAATGGGAAAGTGTCGGCTTTGGCTAATGGGGTGTCAGTTGTAGCAAAAGAACCAGACCATGATTTGAAAACCCAGGGTAGAATTTTGTTCTCTGATGTGGTGGTGCAAAAGAGGAGGGAAGTGTTTTGGAGGGGAAACTGGAACGCTTTGGATATAGCCTCTGCAGGTATTGTCTTGGCCATGCATTTACTCAGCCTTTGCGCACCTTTTTACTTCAATTGGCCTGCTTTTTGGCTTGCTGCTGGACTCTATTTGGTATCTGGACTGGGGATTACATTGTCTTTCCATAGAAATCTTTCTCATAGAAGCTTCAAGCTTCCGAAATGGCTGGAGTACCTGTTTGCTTATTGTGGAGTACAAGCACTTCAG GGGAATCCAATTGATTGGGTTAGCACACACAGGTACCACCACCAATTTTGTGATTCTGAGAGAGACCCCCATAGCCCCATTGAAGGGTTTTGGTTTAGCCACATGAACTGGATCTTCGATACCAGCACTGTAATTGAAAAG CGTGGAGATTCAACCAATGTTGGGGATTTAGAGAAGCAACCCTTCTACAGGTTCCTTCAAAGCACCTATATCCTTCATCCAATCGCACTTGGAGCTTTGCTATATGCTCTTGGTGGGTTCCCATTCCTAGTCTGGGGAATG GGTGTGAGGACAATATGGGTATACCACATCACTTGGCTTGTAAATTCAGCTTCCCATGTGTGGGGGAAGCAAGCATGGAATACTGGTGATCTGTCCAAGAACAATTG GTGGGTGGCATTGCTTGCATTCGGAGAAGGTTGGCACAATAATCACCATGCATTTGAATACTCAGCCCGACATGGTCTGGAGTGGTGGCAGCTGGATTTGACATGGTATGTAATCAAGTTTCTTCAAGTTGTTGGAGTAGCAACTGAGGTTAAGCTACCTTCTCAACTTCACAAGCAAAAGATGGCTTTCAACAACTGA